A window of the Amycolatopsis solani genome harbors these coding sequences:
- a CDS encoding class F sortase, translating to MSVRRAGAALALVLALAACSAPEQPKAAAPVPPSAPVTVPFKGLRPTSVKIPKIGAESSLLAVAVKPDGSISVPSVHTPMQAAWYKLSPVPGDVGPAIVLGHVDGDKKPGIFYKLKDLTPGDEVDVDRSDGKKLKFVVDRVTQVPKETFPREAVYGNSDKPELRLITCGGAFDHAEHSYKDNIVVYAKLADA from the coding sequence GTGAGCGTCCGGCGGGCGGGTGCCGCACTCGCCCTCGTGCTGGCGCTCGCCGCCTGCAGTGCTCCGGAGCAGCCGAAAGCCGCCGCCCCGGTGCCCCCTTCGGCGCCGGTGACCGTGCCGTTCAAGGGACTCCGGCCGACGTCGGTGAAGATCCCCAAGATCGGTGCGGAGTCCAGCCTGCTCGCGGTGGCGGTCAAGCCCGACGGCTCGATCTCCGTCCCGTCGGTGCACACGCCGATGCAGGCGGCCTGGTACAAGCTTTCGCCCGTGCCCGGCGACGTCGGCCCGGCGATCGTGCTCGGGCACGTCGACGGCGACAAGAAGCCCGGCATCTTCTACAAGCTCAAAGACCTCACGCCCGGCGACGAAGTGGACGTCGACCGCAGCGACGGCAAGAAGCTGAAGTTCGTCGTCGACCGCGTCACGCAGGTGCCGAAGGAGACGTTCCCGCGCGAAGCCGTCTACGGCAACAGCGACAAACCCGAGTTGCGGCTGATCACCTGCGGTGGCGCGTTCGACCACGCCGAGCACTCCTACAAGGACAACATCGTCGTCTACGCGAAGTTAGCCGACGCCTGA
- a CDS encoding trans-sulfuration enzyme family protein: protein MDDWTPRTKAIAAGRPHGPGEPLNTPLVATSTYQAGGDFAYARGDGTPTWLALEEAVGALEGGYATAFASGVATLSAVLDLLPVGSRVVVPTFSYAVTRGVLAHAQKLGKLAVTELEPTDTEAWVAEAATADLVWLESPTNPTLDVMAIETIAAAARGRVVVDNTFATPLQQRPLELGADVVVHSATKLIGGHSDLLLGITVAKDPEVAAELKGARTRVGSTPGALEAWLALRGLRTMPVRLAEQSRTAALLAERLAGHPAVRRVRYPGFGMMVSFDLADAETADRFCAAVRLIRSATSLGGVESLVERRAWLAGEERVPSGLIRFSVGLEDPEDLWADLRFALPE, encoded by the coding sequence ATGGACGACTGGACGCCCCGCACCAAGGCCATCGCCGCCGGCCGCCCGCACGGCCCCGGCGAACCGCTCAACACCCCGCTCGTCGCCACCAGCACGTACCAGGCCGGTGGCGACTTCGCGTACGCGCGCGGGGACGGCACGCCGACGTGGCTGGCGCTCGAAGAAGCCGTCGGCGCGCTGGAAGGCGGGTACGCGACGGCGTTCGCCTCCGGGGTCGCCACCCTCTCCGCCGTGCTGGACCTGCTCCCGGTCGGGTCGCGGGTCGTCGTGCCGACGTTCAGCTACGCCGTGACGCGCGGGGTGCTGGCCCACGCGCAGAAGCTCGGCAAGCTCGCCGTCACCGAGCTCGAGCCGACCGACACCGAGGCCTGGGTGGCCGAGGCCGCGACCGCCGACCTGGTCTGGCTCGAGTCGCCGACCAACCCGACCCTCGACGTGATGGCCATCGAGACCATCGCCGCCGCCGCGCGCGGGCGGGTCGTCGTGGACAACACCTTCGCGACGCCGTTGCAGCAGCGGCCCCTGGAGCTGGGTGCGGACGTCGTCGTGCACAGCGCGACCAAGCTCATCGGCGGGCACAGCGACCTGCTGCTCGGCATCACCGTCGCCAAGGATCCCGAGGTGGCGGCCGAGCTGAAGGGCGCACGGACCCGGGTCGGGTCGACGCCGGGTGCCCTCGAAGCCTGGCTCGCCCTGCGCGGGCTGCGGACCATGCCGGTCCGGCTGGCGGAGCAGTCCCGCACCGCCGCGCTGCTCGCCGAGCGCCTGGCCGGGCACCCCGCGGTCCGGCGGGTGCGCTACCCGGGCTTCGGGATGATGGTCTCGTTCGACCTGGCCGACGCCGAGACGGCCGACCGGTTCTGCGCCGCCGTCCGGCTGATCCGGTCGGCGACCAGCCTCGGCGGCGTGGAAAGCCTGGTCGAGCGGCGGGCGTGGCTCGCGGGCGAGGAGCGCGTGCCGTCCGGGCTGATCCGGTTCAGCGTCGGTTTGGAGGATCCCGAGGACCTTTGGGCGGACCTGCGCTTCGCCCTCCCGGAGTAA
- a CDS encoding penicillin acylase family protein translates to MRRGIRALTFTALGALVAGLTQVAVTAPAAQAASPDDYCGGQCSDILPPGENGNATLADILAHKVFGTRPAHASDQLGKYSSLANGYKTLTTSAINQYFNDSSFGVAADQVASTTKPRSDVTIVRDKALGVPHITGTTRAGTEFGAGYAAAQDRLWLMDVLRHAARGQVTPFAGGAAANRELEQQFFSNAPYTEAELQQQIDRVASNGPRGAQGLADAQAYVDGINKYISDSYNGRYFPGEYVLTGHVDSITNAGSIDPFKLTDLVALASLVGAEFGAGGGGEVQNAIAKLAMQEKYGVVQGEKVWQSLRSEDDPEAVKTLHDGQTFPYGKTPANAVGQALPDKGSVTGQQLVFDKTGSASAATPSTVDVAAPAEQEPARGMFENGVLPGNMLSEKHGMSNALLVSGAKTASGHPVAVFGPQTGYFAPQLLLLQELQGPGISSRGAAFAGLSMYTLLGRGQDYSWSATTSAQDIIDTYALQLCDPSGKAPTKDSNYYTWQGQCIAMDTVEVKNAWKPTVADGTAAGSYTLRSYRTKYGPVQSRATVGGKPVAYAALRSSYFHEVDSLIGFQELNDPGFVKSAADFQKAAADINYTFNWFYADSKDIAYFNSGSNPSRQSNVDPNMPVWGDQGHDWNGWNPAGNVATYTPASQHPQSVNQDYYVSWNNAQANGYAAAGADKSAVHRVDLLDSRVKKLISSGTKVTRVNLTQAMEEAALSDLRAERVLPLLLQVLDKTPTTGAAADAEAKLKTWLSHGQLRTETSAGSKAYADADAIRIFDAWWPLLVQAEFKPGMGDDAYNAMTGVLGINESPSGFQNGNGQHTGQPHKGSSFQFGWWGYVSKDIRQVLGQPVAGPLGQTFCGGGNVTTCRQALVDSLTTAAGQAANTVYPGDASCSAGDQWCADTIVHNPLGGITQDKISWQNRPTFQQVVEYTAHRGDNIANLAPGKTVSATSAETGFYNSPASNAIDGNTSTRWASDWSDDQAITVDLGSVQQVSRVALSWEAAYGKSYRIQLSPDAVNWTDAASVTDGDGGQDNVSFAPTSARFVKLLGVQRGTKYGYSLYEFEVYAH, encoded by the coding sequence ATGCGACGAGGCATCCGCGCATTGACCTTCACGGCACTGGGGGCCCTCGTGGCCGGGCTCACCCAAGTCGCCGTCACCGCGCCCGCCGCGCAGGCGGCGTCGCCCGACGACTACTGCGGCGGGCAGTGCAGCGACATCCTGCCGCCCGGCGAGAACGGCAACGCCACGCTCGCGGACATCCTGGCGCACAAGGTGTTCGGCACCCGCCCGGCGCACGCCTCCGACCAGCTCGGGAAGTACTCGTCGCTGGCGAACGGGTACAAGACGCTGACCACGAGCGCGATCAACCAGTACTTCAACGACTCGTCGTTCGGCGTCGCGGCCGACCAGGTCGCGAGCACGACCAAGCCGCGCTCGGACGTGACGATCGTGCGGGACAAGGCCCTCGGCGTCCCGCACATCACCGGCACCACCCGCGCCGGCACCGAGTTCGGCGCCGGGTACGCCGCCGCGCAGGACCGGCTGTGGCTGATGGACGTCCTGCGCCACGCCGCGCGCGGGCAGGTCACCCCGTTCGCCGGCGGCGCGGCGGCCAACCGCGAGCTGGAGCAGCAGTTCTTCTCGAACGCGCCCTACACCGAAGCCGAACTGCAGCAGCAGATCGACCGCGTCGCGAGCAACGGCCCGCGGGGTGCGCAGGGACTCGCCGACGCGCAGGCGTACGTCGACGGCATCAACAAGTACATCAGCGACTCCTACAACGGCCGCTACTTCCCGGGCGAGTACGTGCTGACCGGGCACGTCGACTCGATCACCAACGCCGGGTCGATCGACCCGTTCAAGCTGACCGACCTGGTCGCGCTCGCCTCGCTGGTCGGCGCCGAGTTCGGCGCGGGCGGCGGCGGCGAGGTGCAGAACGCCATCGCGAAGCTCGCGATGCAGGAGAAGTACGGCGTCGTGCAGGGCGAGAAGGTGTGGCAGAGCCTGCGCTCGGAGGACGACCCCGAAGCCGTCAAGACGCTGCACGACGGCCAGACCTTCCCGTACGGCAAGACGCCGGCCAACGCGGTCGGCCAGGCCCTGCCGGACAAGGGTTCGGTGACCGGGCAGCAGCTGGTGTTCGACAAGACCGGCTCGGCTTCGGCCGCCACCCCGTCCACTGTGGACGTCGCCGCGCCCGCCGAGCAGGAGCCCGCCCGCGGCATGTTCGAGAACGGCGTGCTGCCGGGCAACATGCTGAGCGAGAAGCACGGCATGTCCAACGCGCTGCTCGTCTCCGGCGCGAAGACCGCCAGCGGCCACCCGGTCGCCGTCTTCGGCCCGCAGACCGGCTACTTCGCCCCGCAGCTGCTGCTGTTGCAGGAACTGCAGGGCCCGGGCATCAGCTCGCGCGGCGCGGCCTTCGCCGGCCTGAGCATGTACACGTTGCTGGGTCGCGGCCAGGACTACTCGTGGAGCGCGACGACGTCGGCGCAGGACATCATCGACACCTACGCGCTGCAGCTGTGCGACCCGAGCGGCAAGGCGCCGACGAAGGACTCGAACTACTACACCTGGCAAGGCCAGTGCATCGCGATGGACACCGTCGAGGTGAAGAACGCCTGGAAGCCGACCGTGGCCGACGGCACCGCGGCGGGTTCGTACACCCTGCGCAGCTACCGGACGAAGTACGGGCCGGTGCAGAGCCGGGCGACCGTCGGCGGCAAGCCGGTGGCGTACGCGGCGCTGCGCTCGTCCTACTTCCACGAGGTCGACTCGCTGATCGGCTTCCAGGAGCTGAACGACCCGGGCTTCGTCAAGTCCGCGGCGGACTTCCAGAAGGCCGCGGCCGACATCAACTACACGTTCAACTGGTTCTACGCCGACTCGAAGGACATCGCGTACTTCAACTCCGGCAGCAACCCGTCCCGGCAGTCCAATGTGGACCCGAACATGCCGGTCTGGGGCGACCAGGGCCACGACTGGAACGGCTGGAACCCGGCCGGCAACGTCGCGACTTACACGCCGGCGTCGCAGCACCCGCAGTCGGTCAACCAGGACTACTACGTCAGCTGGAACAACGCGCAGGCCAACGGCTACGCGGCCGCGGGCGCGGACAAGTCCGCCGTGCACCGCGTCGACCTGCTCGACTCGCGCGTGAAGAAGCTGATCTCCAGCGGCACCAAGGTCACCCGGGTCAACCTGACCCAGGCGATGGAGGAGGCCGCGCTGTCGGACCTGCGCGCCGAACGCGTGCTGCCGCTGCTGTTGCAGGTGCTCGACAAGACGCCGACCACCGGCGCGGCCGCGGACGCCGAGGCGAAGCTCAAGACGTGGCTCTCCCACGGGCAGCTGCGCACGGAGACCTCGGCCGGCAGCAAGGCGTACGCGGACGCCGACGCGATCCGCATCTTCGACGCCTGGTGGCCGCTGCTCGTCCAGGCCGAGTTCAAGCCGGGCATGGGCGACGACGCCTACAACGCGATGACCGGCGTGCTGGGCATCAACGAAAGCCCGTCCGGCTTCCAGAACGGCAACGGCCAGCACACCGGGCAGCCCCACAAGGGTTCGTCGTTCCAGTTCGGCTGGTGGGGTTACGTCAGCAAGGACATCCGGCAGGTGCTCGGCCAGCCGGTGGCCGGCCCGCTCGGCCAGACGTTCTGCGGTGGCGGCAACGTCACGACGTGCCGCCAGGCGCTCGTCGACTCGCTGACCACGGCCGCCGGCCAGGCCGCGAACACCGTCTACCCCGGTGACGCGTCCTGCTCGGCCGGTGACCAGTGGTGTGCCGACACGATCGTCCACAACCCGCTCGGCGGCATCACGCAGGACAAGATCAGCTGGCAGAACCGGCCGACGTTCCAGCAGGTCGTCGAGTACACCGCGCACCGCGGCGACAACATCGCCAACCTCGCGCCGGGGAAGACGGTCAGCGCCACGAGCGCCGAGACCGGCTTCTACAACTCCCCGGCGTCGAACGCGATCGACGGGAACACCTCGACCCGCTGGGCCAGCGACTGGAGCGACGACCAGGCGATCACCGTCGACCTCGGTTCGGTGCAGCAGGTCTCGCGGGTGGCGTTGAGCTGGGAAGCCGCCTACGGGAAGAGCTACCGGATCCAGCTCTCGCCCGACGCGGTGAACTGGACGGACGCGGCCTCGGTCACCGACGGCGACGGCGGGCAGGACAACGTCTCGTTCGCCCCGACGTCGGCGCGGTTCGTGAAGCTGCTGGGCGTCCAGCGCGGCACCAAGTACGGCTATTCGCTGTACGAGTTCGAGGTGTACGCGCACTGA
- a CDS encoding FKBP-type peptidyl-prolyl cis-trans isomerase: protein MTTEKPQIDRPDGPAPADLEITDITVGDGAEATAGKTVTVHYVGVSHSSGEQFDASWDRGEPLRFGLGAGQVISGWDQGVAGMKIGGRRKLVIPPHLAYGDRGAGGVIKPGETLIFVVDLVGVN from the coding sequence ATGACCACGGAAAAGCCCCAAATCGACCGCCCGGACGGACCTGCCCCGGCCGACCTCGAGATCACCGACATCACGGTCGGTGACGGCGCTGAAGCCACGGCGGGCAAGACCGTCACCGTGCACTACGTCGGCGTTTCGCACTCGTCGGGCGAGCAGTTCGACGCTTCGTGGGACCGCGGCGAGCCGCTGCGCTTCGGCCTCGGCGCCGGCCAGGTCATCTCGGGCTGGGACCAGGGCGTCGCGGGCATGAAGATCGGCGGGCGCCGCAAGCTCGTCATCCCGCCGCACCTGGCCTACGGCGACCGCGGCGCGGGCGGCGTGATCAAGCCCGGCGAGACCCTGATCTTCGTCGTCGACCTGGTCGGCGTGAACTAG
- a CDS encoding trypsin-like serine protease, producing MRLRALLAAALLTITTAPTAWAVAHGSDVPPGQFGFVAKLSMTKIPRPDGSTYASYCTGALIAPGWVLTTGHCFHDAHRDRVSGKVPYPTTVTLGLVDETTESGVARKATEVLQAKENDVALIRLDTPVTTVTPLTVSRTAPKIGQQLTLAGWGSLTATNPAPAQRLQQGTVAVAKVDPTTLGVRGAAPEITTSACTYDSGAPYFTDGRLVSLEATGPGCPHAGIETTSRADVLADWITTHTA from the coding sequence ATGCGCCTGCGCGCCCTGCTCGCCGCCGCTCTGCTGACCATCACCACCGCGCCGACGGCCTGGGCCGTCGCCCACGGCTCCGACGTCCCACCGGGGCAGTTCGGGTTCGTCGCGAAGCTCTCGATGACGAAGATCCCGCGCCCCGACGGCTCCACGTACGCCAGCTACTGCACGGGCGCCCTGATCGCGCCCGGCTGGGTGCTGACGACCGGCCACTGCTTCCACGACGCCCACCGCGACCGCGTCTCGGGCAAGGTCCCGTACCCGACGACGGTGACGCTGGGCCTGGTCGACGAAACGACCGAATCGGGCGTGGCCCGCAAGGCGACCGAGGTCCTCCAGGCGAAGGAGAACGACGTCGCGCTGATCCGCCTGGACACCCCGGTGACGACGGTGACCCCGCTGACGGTGAGCCGCACGGCCCCGAAGATCGGCCAGCAGCTCACCCTGGCCGGCTGGGGCAGCCTGACGGCCACCAACCCGGCCCCGGCCCAGCGCCTGCAGCAGGGCACGGTCGCGGTGGCGAAGGTCGACCCGACGACCCTGGGCGTCCGCGGCGCGGCCCCGGAGATCACAACGAGCGCGTGCACGTACGACTCGGGAGCCCCGTACTTCACGGACGGCCGCCTGGTCTCACTGGAGGCGACGGGCCCGGGCTGCCCCCACGCAGGCATCGAAACAACAAGCCGAGCCGACGTCCTGGCGGACTGGATCACCACCCACACGGCGTAA